Proteins co-encoded in one Gemmatimonadota bacterium genomic window:
- a CDS encoding PD40 domain-containing protein, producing the protein MMRTTTLFLALALCLPAIGTAQLVPFGKNKIQYRGFNWQVLSGEHVDVYYYPEGETLARLTLAYAEESYRFLERKFQHHPFRRIPLIVYSSDQHFEQTNVFPGFIPEGVLGFTEYLKRRVALPFRGDYAQYRHTLRHELVHAFQLSKLSEVQSLHPRQRRVSPQQIHWWTEGLAEFWSSAQTPEDDMFVRDLVLTGKLPTIRQFNYLYSFASYPLGAELHKYLAGRFGEEYIVELYEEYWKYDSFEQALEATLGVDLDRLSREFRYELEQRYFPIYAQRAPLEVGAVPVVHKGGANFKPVLYLPPGDSVPELLFLSPRSGYTNIYRTRLDEGEKGISAVVEGERSAEFESFHAYESRIDVSSGGVVAFISKYMERDALFLWNLQKAEIVGRYQWPDLVGLKSPSWDPTGTKVVFEGLSTAGFSDLYTVNFTSHERAALTGDRYRDEDPDWAPDGRSIVFASDRTRFGVDGHKNLFVLDLETRQLRYLTYGSWNDQDPRWSRDGKRIAFSSDRGGIYDIYAVDAAGNGRRLTDMAGGEFDPEWLPGDRGLVFTGFSEGTFRIYKYSFPADTATAPAFALADNNLPLLALGDTPASNGELPLGWEWSELDEALVKEAKPQRYNTWQELSLDFAGGDAVVAPGVGAAQGAQFLASDMLGNHILFAGISAVQAQDLGELVDNFSGHLLYLNLAHRLNFGAGAFRFKGLFRDVAFDIYQEETYGGYFVASYPFSKFRRLELQLGLERSNRTDIQDAFEQGVFGRTTRPDPRDLTREGVLTSNYLSYVKDNTLWLPTGPIDGERFNLTAGLVTCFSCTSPSEVSGAPVTRSATAENYVVIGDYRRYVRTSLLSAYAFRAYVFYSDGAIPDRAVLGGPHRLRGYPRFALAGSRVWLLNQEWRFPLLHRIGLAFPFGELRFPGIQGALFVDAGSSWLEDQKPEGTWGSYGLGLRTSLGPPLVLRLDIGRRFRLGELPPVVFDDNEGFGDTFVDFFFGFNY; encoded by the coding sequence ATGATGCGAACCACCACGCTTTTCCTGGCGCTTGCCCTCTGCCTGCCAGCAATCGGAACGGCGCAGCTCGTGCCGTTCGGCAAGAACAAGATTCAGTACCGCGGCTTCAACTGGCAGGTGCTTTCGGGTGAGCACGTGGACGTCTACTACTACCCCGAAGGGGAGACGCTCGCCCGCCTGACCCTGGCGTACGCGGAAGAGAGCTACCGATTCCTCGAGCGGAAATTTCAGCACCATCCCTTCCGGCGCATTCCGCTCATCGTTTACTCCTCGGATCAGCATTTCGAGCAGACCAACGTGTTCCCCGGGTTCATTCCGGAAGGCGTCCTGGGGTTCACGGAATACCTGAAGCGGCGGGTGGCCCTCCCCTTCCGCGGCGACTATGCCCAATACCGCCACACGCTGCGCCATGAGCTGGTGCACGCGTTCCAGCTCTCGAAGCTCTCGGAAGTCCAGTCCCTGCACCCCCGCCAGCGCCGGGTTTCGCCGCAACAGATCCATTGGTGGACCGAGGGGCTGGCGGAGTTCTGGTCGAGTGCGCAGACGCCGGAAGACGACATGTTCGTGCGTGATCTGGTGCTCACCGGCAAACTGCCCACCATCAGGCAGTTCAATTACCTGTACAGCTTTGCCTCCTATCCTCTGGGCGCCGAGCTGCACAAGTACCTCGCCGGCCGCTTCGGCGAGGAGTACATCGTCGAGCTGTACGAGGAGTACTGGAAGTACGACTCGTTCGAGCAAGCGCTGGAGGCCACGCTGGGCGTCGACCTCGACCGGCTCAGTCGGGAATTCCGCTACGAGCTCGAGCAGCGCTACTTCCCGATCTACGCCCAGCGCGCGCCCCTCGAGGTGGGCGCCGTGCCCGTGGTGCACAAGGGCGGGGCCAATTTCAAACCGGTTCTGTACCTGCCCCCAGGCGACTCCGTGCCCGAGCTGCTGTTCCTTTCCCCACGCAGCGGCTACACGAACATCTACCGCACCCGCCTGGATGAGGGCGAGAAAGGCATTTCGGCGGTAGTCGAAGGCGAGCGGAGCGCAGAGTTCGAGTCCTTCCATGCCTACGAGTCCCGCATTGACGTGAGCAGCGGGGGCGTCGTTGCCTTTATTTCCAAGTACATGGAACGCGATGCTCTCTTCCTCTGGAACCTGCAGAAGGCCGAGATCGTGGGGCGCTACCAGTGGCCGGACCTGGTAGGGTTGAAGTCCCCGTCGTGGGATCCCACCGGTACGAAGGTCGTGTTCGAGGGCCTTTCGACCGCAGGGTTCTCGGACCTCTACACGGTCAATTTCACGAGCCACGAGCGGGCCGCTTTGACCGGCGACCGCTACCGGGACGAGGATCCGGATTGGGCGCCCGACGGCCGGAGCATTGTATTCGCCTCCGATCGTACGCGGTTCGGCGTGGACGGGCACAAGAATCTCTTCGTCCTGGACCTCGAGACGCGCCAGCTTCGTTACCTGACCTACGGCTCGTGGAACGATCAGGACCCCCGCTGGTCACGGGACGGGAAGCGAATTGCCTTCAGCTCGGATCGCGGCGGGATTTACGACATCTACGCCGTAGACGCGGCGGGGAACGGCCGGCGGCTGACCGACATGGCCGGCGGCGAGTTCGACCCCGAGTGGCTGCCCGGAGACCGCGGGCTCGTCTTCACCGGATTCAGTGAAGGCACGTTCCGCATCTACAAGTACAGCTTCCCGGCGGACACCGCCACAGCGCCGGCCTTCGCACTGGCGGACAACAACCTGCCGCTGCTGGCCTTGGGAGACACTCCGGCAAGCAACGGCGAACTCCCGCTAGGCTGGGAATGGTCCGAGCTCGATGAAGCCCTGGTGAAGGAAGCGAAGCCCCAGCGCTACAACACGTGGCAGGAGCTGTCCCTCGATTTTGCGGGCGGCGATGCGGTGGTCGCCCCGGGCGTCGGTGCGGCGCAAGGCGCCCAGTTCCTGGCCAGCGACATGCTCGGCAACCATATCCTGTTTGCCGGCATTTCCGCGGTGCAGGCCCAGGATCTCGGAGAGCTCGTGGATAACTTCAGCGGGCACTTGCTGTACCTGAACCTGGCGCACCGGCTGAACTTCGGCGCCGGCGCATTCCGCTTCAAGGGCCTGTTCCGAGACGTCGCCTTCGACATTTATCAGGAGGAGACCTACGGCGGCTACTTCGTGGCCAGTTATCCGTTCTCCAAGTTCCGCAGGCTCGAGCTGCAGCTCGGGCTCGAGCGCAGCAACCGCACGGATATCCAGGACGCATTCGAGCAGGGGGTTTTTGGCCGGACCACGCGGCCGGACCCGCGCGATCTGACGCGAGAAGGGGTTCTGACCAGCAACTACCTGTCCTATGTGAAGGATAACACCCTCTGGCTACCCACCGGCCCTATCGATGGCGAGCGCTTCAACCTCACGGCAGGCCTGGTGACCTGTTTCTCCTGCACTTCTCCCAGTGAGGTGAGCGGGGCGCCGGTCACCCGCAGTGCAACGGCGGAGAACTACGTAGTCATCGGCGATTATCGCCGCTACGTGCGCACCTCGCTGTTGAGCGCGTACGCGTTCCGGGCGTACGTCTTCTATAGCGACGGAGCGATCCCCGACCGGGCCGTCCTGGGCGGGCCCCACCGCTTGCGCGGCTACCCGCGTTTCGCGCTCGCCGGCTCGCGCGTCTGGCTCCTGAACCAGGAGTGGCGGTTCCCCTTGCTGCACCGCATAGGCCTGGCCTTCCCCTTTGGCGAGCTGCGCTTCCCCGGCATCCAGGGCGCGCTCTTCGTGGACGCCGGCTCGAGCTGGCTCGAGGACCAGAAGCCCGAAGGGACCTGGGGCAGCTATGGCCTGGGCCTGCGCACTTCACTGGGCCCGCCCCTCGTCTTGCGGCTCGACATCGGACGACGGTTCCGGCTCGGTGAGCTGCCCCCCGTCGTGTTCGATGACAACGAGGGGTTCGGCGACACCTTCGTCGACTTCTTCTTCGGCTTCAACTATTGA